A portion of the Stigmatella aurantiaca DW4/3-1 genome contains these proteins:
- the larB gene encoding nickel pincer cofactor biosynthesis protein LarB, translating into MDEKALTRLLSQVKGGKVSVDEAVGQLKDLPFAELGYATLDTHRSLRFGFPEVVLGEPKTVEQILGIVGALVERKQTVLVTRLQPDKAEALVARFPKGEYHPVARIFHLRQGKARAGKVAVVTAGTGDIPVAEEAALTAEALGATVRRVYDVGVAGIHRLLRRREEIQECHAAVVVAGMEGALASAVGGLVGIPVVAVPTSVGYGANFQGVSALLAMVNSCASNVATMNIDNGFGGGFYAALISRTKGRR; encoded by the coding sequence ATGGATGAAAAGGCGCTCACGCGGCTCCTGTCACAGGTGAAGGGCGGCAAGGTCTCCGTGGACGAGGCCGTGGGCCAGCTCAAGGACTTGCCTTTCGCGGAGCTGGGCTACGCGACGCTGGACACGCACCGCTCGCTGCGCTTCGGCTTTCCGGAGGTGGTGCTGGGCGAGCCCAAGACGGTGGAGCAGATCTTGGGCATCGTCGGGGCGCTGGTGGAGCGCAAGCAGACGGTGCTGGTGACGCGGCTTCAGCCGGACAAGGCCGAGGCGCTGGTGGCGCGCTTTCCCAAGGGCGAGTACCACCCGGTGGCGCGCATTTTCCACCTGCGCCAGGGCAAGGCCCGCGCGGGGAAGGTGGCGGTGGTGACGGCGGGGACGGGCGACATTCCGGTGGCGGAGGAGGCGGCGCTGACGGCGGAGGCGCTGGGGGCCACGGTGCGGCGCGTGTACGACGTGGGGGTGGCGGGCATCCACCGGCTGCTGCGGCGGCGGGAGGAGATTCAGGAGTGCCACGCGGCGGTGGTGGTGGCGGGGATGGAAGGGGCACTGGCGAGCGCGGTAGGGGGGCTGGTGGGCATTCCGGTGGTGGCGGTGCCGACCTCGGTGGGCTACGGGGCGAACTTCCAGGGGGTGTCGGCGCTGCTGGCGATGGTGAACTCGTGCGCGTCGAACGTGGCCACGATGAACATCGACAATGGCTTTGGGGGAGGCTTCTACGCGGCGCTCATCTCGCGCACGAAGGGCCGGCGCTGA
- the grpE gene encoding nucleotide exchange factor GrpE, whose product MSGSNEKGNFSADIAQEVINAALQSVQRRSTQSHAEEGVSLDVEAAAPPDELPVEAPSEGASAEVAELTAALAEARKEAENLRAQLDFSQGESRKLMERLKADHERSLRAAADLENYKKRAQKEKEEVQKFGSEKLLKDILPVMDNLDRAMDAAAKSPDFTSFQKGVAMTRKSFEDTLSRHGVKAFSAQGQAFDPRLHEAMSQAETADVPAGHVAYEVLRGYHLNERLIRPAMVVVARAPAPPPEPVAAAPEAPAATTATTDTEAGAAAAPEAGDAPAVPAETGHSAGGSQ is encoded by the coding sequence GTGTCTGGTTCCAACGAGAAGGGCAACTTCAGCGCGGATATCGCGCAGGAAGTGATCAACGCGGCGCTGCAGAGCGTTCAGCGCCGCTCCACGCAGTCCCACGCAGAAGAAGGCGTCTCCCTGGATGTGGAGGCCGCCGCGCCACCGGATGAACTTCCAGTGGAAGCCCCCAGCGAGGGGGCCTCCGCCGAGGTGGCCGAGCTGACCGCGGCGCTCGCCGAGGCGCGCAAGGAGGCCGAGAACCTCCGCGCGCAGCTCGACTTCAGCCAGGGCGAGAGCCGCAAGCTGATGGAGCGCCTGAAGGCGGACCACGAACGCTCGCTGCGCGCCGCGGCCGACCTGGAGAACTACAAGAAGCGCGCCCAGAAGGAGAAGGAGGAGGTCCAGAAGTTCGGCTCCGAGAAGCTCCTCAAAGACATCCTGCCGGTCATGGACAACCTGGATCGCGCGATGGACGCGGCGGCCAAGTCTCCAGACTTCACCAGCTTCCAGAAGGGCGTGGCGATGACGCGCAAGTCCTTCGAGGACACGCTGAGCCGCCACGGGGTGAAGGCCTTCAGCGCCCAGGGGCAGGCGTTTGATCCGCGCCTCCACGAGGCCATGTCCCAGGCGGAGACCGCCGATGTCCCTGCGGGGCACGTCGCCTACGAGGTTCTCCGGGGGTATCACCTCAACGAGCGGTTGATCCGCCCCGCCATGGTGGTCGTCGCGCGCGCGCCGGCCCCGCCGCCCGAGCCGGTGGCCGCGGCCCCTGAAGCCCCTGCTGCGACGACTGCCACGACCGATACCGAAGCCGGTGCCGCTGCCGCGCCGGAGGCGGGCGACGCGCCCGCCGTTCCTGCCGAAACCGGGCATTCCGCCGGGGGGAGCCAGTAA
- the larC gene encoding nickel pincer cofactor biosynthesis protein LarC has product MRKILYLEPVGGIAGDMFLAAGVDLGLSPEAIAQALSGLKVPGWKLAVSRAVRHAISGTHLDVVLDEREAHPHRAYADIQRLIEAAETLPPRAKERALAVFRAIGEAEAKVHGVAIEEIHFHEVGAVDSIVDICGAAVVLELLGNPEVYAAPPPLGSGTIRVAHGSMPIPVPATLELLRDVPVRFEGVGELTTPTGAALLKVLARIGHAPDFIVERVGYGVGTKDFKDRPNVLRASLGRAEARAEGLWEVAANLDDSTPQLLGHLVERLLDHGALDAWVTPVVMKKGRPGHLLGVLVEGGKRETVVDLVLRESTTLGVRFHQVERHALERDWVEVETPWGRVRVKRGLRGTEVLNAHPEFEDCRQVAEAAGVPLKQVMAAALAALARG; this is encoded by the coding sequence GTGCGGAAGATTCTCTATCTGGAGCCGGTGGGCGGCATTGCGGGGGACATGTTCCTGGCGGCGGGCGTGGACCTGGGGCTGTCGCCCGAGGCCATTGCCCAGGCGCTCAGCGGGCTGAAGGTGCCGGGCTGGAAGCTGGCGGTGAGCCGGGCGGTGCGGCACGCCATCAGCGGCACGCACCTGGACGTGGTGCTGGACGAGCGCGAGGCGCACCCCCACCGCGCGTACGCGGACATCCAGCGGCTCATCGAGGCGGCGGAGACGCTGCCGCCGCGCGCGAAGGAGCGGGCCCTGGCGGTGTTCCGCGCCATCGGCGAGGCCGAGGCGAAGGTGCACGGGGTGGCCATCGAGGAGATCCACTTCCACGAGGTGGGCGCGGTGGACTCCATCGTGGACATCTGCGGCGCGGCGGTGGTGTTGGAACTGCTGGGCAACCCGGAGGTGTACGCGGCGCCCCCGCCGCTGGGCAGCGGCACCATCCGGGTGGCGCACGGGAGCATGCCCATCCCGGTGCCGGCCACGCTGGAGCTGCTCCGGGACGTGCCGGTGCGCTTCGAGGGGGTGGGGGAGCTGACGACGCCCACGGGCGCGGCGCTGTTGAAGGTGCTCGCCCGCATTGGCCATGCGCCAGACTTCATCGTGGAGCGCGTGGGCTACGGGGTGGGGACGAAGGACTTCAAGGACCGGCCGAACGTGCTGCGCGCGTCGCTGGGGCGGGCGGAGGCGCGGGCCGAGGGACTCTGGGAGGTGGCGGCGAACCTGGATGACAGCACGCCGCAGCTCCTGGGGCACTTGGTGGAGCGGCTGCTGGACCATGGGGCGCTGGATGCGTGGGTGACGCCCGTGGTGATGAAGAAGGGGCGTCCGGGACACCTGCTGGGCGTGTTGGTGGAAGGCGGCAAGCGGGAGACGGTGGTGGACTTGGTGCTGCGCGAGTCCACGACGCTTGGGGTGCGCTTCCACCAGGTGGAGCGGCACGCGCTGGAGCGGGATTGGGTGGAGGTGGAGACGCCGTGGGGCCGGGTCCGCGTGAAGCGGGGACTGCGGGGCACGGAGGTGCTCAACGCGCACCCGGAGTTCGAGGACTGCCGCCAGGTGGCCGAAGCGGCGGGTGTTCCCCTCAAGCAGGTGATGGCGGCGGCGCTGGCGGCGTTGGCCCGAGGGTGA
- a CDS encoding response regulator has product MAKRVLVVDDAIFMRNMIKDIFASGGFEVVGEAANGLEAVEKYKELKPDLTTMDIVMPFKSGIEATREILKHDTNAVVIMCSALGQESLVMEAIEAGASDFIVKPFRAEDVLAVVKKVLGEG; this is encoded by the coding sequence ATGGCTAAGCGGGTCCTGGTCGTCGACGACGCCATCTTCATGCGCAACATGATCAAGGACATCTTCGCGTCCGGAGGGTTCGAGGTCGTTGGCGAGGCGGCCAACGGGCTTGAGGCCGTGGAGAAGTACAAGGAACTCAAGCCGGACCTGACGACGATGGACATCGTCATGCCGTTCAAGAGCGGCATCGAGGCCACGCGAGAGATCCTCAAGCATGACACCAACGCGGTGGTCATCATGTGCTCGGCGTTGGGGCAGGAGAGCCTGGTGATGGAGGCCATCGAGGCGGGAGCCTCGGACTTCATCGTCAAGCCGTTCCGTGCCGAGGACGTGCTGGCCGTCGTGAAGAAGGTGCTGGGCGAAGGTTAG
- a CDS encoding chemotaxis protein CheC — translation MNALVPSEMQLDVLREVANIGCGHAANALARLVGGKRVNLSVPRAVIASAEETAERLGGDEPVVGARLGMEGELRGVMLFVLPVRDGAALGSVLLGQVARGAELESALSETANIVASACLSAIGKLTRWRLLPTVPEMLKGSAREVLASAVKETEGGQTSPVVVLEARFSADCAPPVSGQMLLVLEREGSKALLHRLGV, via the coding sequence GTGAACGCCTTGGTTCCCAGCGAGATGCAGCTCGATGTGCTGCGCGAGGTGGCCAACATCGGCTGTGGCCATGCGGCCAATGCCCTGGCCCGGTTGGTGGGGGGCAAGCGGGTGAACCTGTCCGTGCCCCGCGCCGTGATAGCCAGCGCGGAGGAGACGGCGGAGCGGCTGGGCGGTGACGAGCCGGTGGTGGGTGCGCGTCTGGGCATGGAGGGAGAGCTGCGCGGGGTGATGCTCTTCGTGCTGCCCGTCCGGGACGGGGCGGCGCTGGGCTCGGTGCTGCTGGGGCAGGTGGCCCGGGGAGCGGAACTGGAGAGCGCGCTGTCGGAGACGGCGAACATCGTCGCGAGCGCGTGCCTGTCGGCCATCGGGAAGCTGACGCGGTGGCGGCTCCTGCCCACGGTGCCGGAGATGTTGAAGGGCTCGGCGCGGGAGGTGCTGGCCAGCGCGGTGAAGGAGACAGAGGGCGGACAGACGAGCCCGGTGGTCGTCCTCGAGGCGCGCTTCTCGGCGGACTGTGCTCCTCCGGTCTCGGGGCAGATGTTGTTGGTGCTGGAGCGCGAGGGCTCGAAGGCGCTCCTGCATCGGTTGGGCGTCTGA
- a CDS encoding chemotaxis protein CheW, giving the protein MRHVIFRVEKERYGLPLSAVREVVVPPERFTRVPRAPPAVSGVMNFRGRVVTVVEMRQLLSLPEGQNPPARVLLLDRGRRDLGFLVTDVEGIEALERVSAAAPGKAIPAVRGVARLKGVGVTVLDPEGLDAAVLALFTPQK; this is encoded by the coding sequence TTGCGGCACGTCATCTTCCGGGTGGAGAAGGAGCGCTATGGGCTGCCCCTCTCCGCGGTGCGCGAGGTGGTGGTTCCTCCCGAGCGCTTCACCCGCGTGCCCCGCGCCCCGCCGGCCGTGTCCGGGGTGATGAACTTCCGGGGCCGTGTCGTCACCGTGGTGGAGATGCGGCAGCTCCTGAGCCTGCCGGAGGGGCAGAACCCGCCGGCGCGGGTGCTCCTGCTGGACCGTGGCCGCAGGGACCTGGGGTTCCTGGTCACCGACGTGGAGGGCATCGAGGCGCTGGAGCGGGTCAGCGCCGCGGCCCCAGGCAAGGCCATCCCTGCCGTGCGCGGGGTCGCCCGGCTCAAGGGGGTGGGGGTTACGGTGTTGGATCCCGAAGGTTTGGATGCGGCGGTGCTTGCCTTGTTCACCCCGCAGAAGTGA
- a CDS encoding chemotaxis protein CheA translates to MTMDMSRYLGLFVTEATEHLEALGRDLVQLEREGGAGVVDSMFRHAHSVKGMASSMGFEPIATLAHRVEDLVDAVRQDASRLNRELVDLLLSSADTMLAQVRAVSANQPPDDAASLLTQLAARVSSLTGQEPAPTRVMRTTAMRTTPAPLPPAPAAKPPEAPRGEAPPPVAPSPVAPPPVAPSAPEAKVAEPARPAARWDVKVRIVPTCQVPGVRAFLAHKRLSGLGTLLDLKPPLEDLKAGRVPDGFIQCELETAVGEAGIQTALKNVSEVEVVSILPSAPPAPAAPVPAPSSEGSRVVGESTSRTVRVRTELLDYFLDTVGELMLATARLREVGKVLPENARPALEEGVYRLHALVKDLHDKVMSARMTPLSLITDRLPRAARDIARKRGREVDLVVTGAEIELDRAILDELADPMLHLLRNCIDHGLESPEERVAVGKEPRGRVQVTVRRMRDRVVIEIEDDGRGMDPEKLKAAALARGVITAETAARMSEREAFLLSCLPGVSTAKDVSEISGRGVGMDAVKRVVENTGGTLEIGSEKGVGTRFTLRLPLTVAVIHLLLVEVGEEVFGLPIAKVLGATEADGDALSRSRETALLPHGNTLLPVHALDALLGIPESSHKGLRPFVVMEVDTGKVALAVDRLLGQEEAVLKPLSKPLDLLPGLSGVTILGSGRPVFILDVPRLLSA, encoded by the coding sequence ATGACGATGGACATGTCCCGGTACCTCGGGCTCTTCGTCACCGAGGCGACCGAGCACCTGGAAGCGCTGGGGCGCGACCTGGTGCAGCTCGAGCGCGAAGGTGGTGCCGGGGTGGTGGACTCCATGTTCCGCCACGCCCACTCCGTCAAGGGCATGGCCTCCTCCATGGGCTTCGAGCCCATCGCCACCCTGGCGCACCGGGTGGAGGACCTCGTCGATGCCGTCCGCCAGGATGCCAGCCGCCTCAACCGGGAGCTGGTGGACCTGCTGCTGTCCTCCGCGGACACGATGCTGGCGCAGGTGCGCGCCGTGTCGGCCAACCAGCCTCCGGACGATGCCGCCTCGTTGTTGACCCAGCTCGCCGCGCGCGTCTCCTCCCTCACCGGCCAGGAGCCCGCGCCCACGCGGGTCATGCGCACCACGGCGATGCGCACGACGCCGGCGCCCCTTCCCCCCGCCCCCGCCGCGAAGCCGCCCGAAGCCCCCCGGGGAGAAGCGCCCCCGCCCGTGGCGCCTTCCCCCGTGGCGCCTCCCCCCGTGGCCCCGTCGGCTCCGGAGGCCAAGGTCGCGGAGCCAGCCCGTCCTGCGGCGCGCTGGGATGTGAAGGTGCGCATCGTTCCGACCTGCCAGGTGCCGGGGGTACGGGCGTTTCTGGCGCACAAGCGGCTGTCGGGGCTGGGCACGTTGCTGGACCTGAAGCCGCCCCTGGAGGACTTGAAGGCTGGGCGGGTTCCGGACGGCTTCATCCAATGTGAGCTGGAGACCGCCGTGGGCGAGGCGGGCATCCAGACGGCGCTGAAGAACGTGTCCGAGGTGGAGGTGGTCTCCATCCTGCCCTCGGCACCGCCGGCGCCCGCCGCCCCGGTGCCAGCGCCTTCGTCCGAGGGCTCGCGCGTGGTGGGCGAGTCCACCTCGCGCACGGTGCGGGTGCGGACCGAGCTGCTGGACTACTTCCTGGATACCGTGGGCGAGCTGATGCTCGCCACCGCCCGGCTGCGCGAGGTGGGCAAGGTGCTGCCGGAGAACGCGCGCCCGGCGCTGGAGGAGGGCGTCTACCGGCTGCATGCGCTGGTGAAGGACCTGCACGACAAGGTCATGTCGGCGCGCATGACGCCGCTGTCGCTCATCACGGACCGGTTGCCCCGGGCGGCGCGGGACATCGCGCGCAAGCGGGGGCGCGAGGTGGACCTGGTCGTCACCGGCGCGGAGATCGAACTGGACCGGGCCATCCTGGATGAGCTGGCGGACCCGATGCTGCACCTGCTGCGCAACTGCATCGACCACGGGCTGGAGTCGCCCGAGGAGCGGGTCGCGGTGGGCAAGGAGCCCCGGGGGCGTGTGCAGGTGACGGTGCGCCGGATGAGGGACCGGGTCGTCATCGAAATCGAGGACGACGGCCGGGGCATGGACCCGGAGAAGCTCAAGGCGGCGGCCCTGGCCCGGGGCGTCATCACCGCGGAGACGGCGGCTCGCATGTCCGAGCGCGAGGCCTTCCTGCTCTCGTGTCTGCCCGGGGTGTCCACGGCCAAGGACGTGTCCGAGATTTCTGGCCGCGGCGTGGGCATGGATGCGGTGAAGCGGGTGGTGGAGAACACCGGCGGCACCCTGGAGATTGGCAGCGAGAAAGGGGTGGGCACGCGCTTCACGCTGCGGCTGCCGCTGACGGTGGCGGTGATTCACCTGCTGCTGGTGGAGGTGGGCGAGGAGGTGTTCGGCCTGCCCATCGCCAAGGTGCTGGGGGCCACCGAGGCGGACGGGGACGCGCTGAGCCGCAGCCGCGAGACGGCGCTGCTGCCACATGGCAATACATTGCTGCCTGTTCACGCACTCGATGCCTTGCTGGGCATTCCCGAGTCGTCCCACAAAGGCCTACGTCCCTTCGTGGTGATGGAGGTGGACACGGGGAAGGTGGCGCTGGCCGTCGATCGCCTGCTCGGTCAGGAAGAGGCAGTGCTCAAGCCTTTGTCGAAGCCCTTGGACTTGCTGCCAGGCCTTTCTGGGGTGACGATTCTGGGAAGTGGCCGTCCGGTCTTCATTCTGGACGTTCCGAGGTTACTGTCCGCGTGA
- a CDS encoding Gfo/Idh/MocA family protein: MRIGIIGTGWGRMHVGAFRAAGAEVAALCGRRSDATREVAAQEQIPLATTDVRELCHAVDAVVVASPDAAHREHVEQALDAGRAVLCEKPLARTNEEAQALVEKARAMGRPCVVNFPYRMLPTLRALKGWLAHRAPRHLVVTLRNGFVPVEGDGPGPFMGASADWGGFSHVVDAALWLSGATPTWVQASLSGRPVHTASLHMGLSSGAILVLTHAACAEPGIHGGWSLLGSGWEAGFSAGYVPSRNGWCLSPVSTFQEGQWRELSPGLEPHPGVREPWAEAHVETARHFLSVLRGGPLAGLATVEDGATVQRLLAAAVESEQQGRRITLGPTPPAPPPSPA, translated from the coding sequence ATGCGCATCGGAATCATCGGAACGGGATGGGGACGGATGCACGTGGGCGCCTTCCGCGCCGCGGGCGCCGAGGTGGCCGCGCTGTGTGGCCGTCGCTCAGACGCCACCCGCGAAGTGGCGGCCCAGGAACAGATTCCCCTGGCCACCACGGATGTCCGTGAGCTGTGCCACGCCGTGGATGCGGTCGTGGTGGCCAGCCCCGATGCGGCCCACCGGGAGCATGTCGAGCAGGCCCTCGACGCGGGCCGGGCCGTGCTGTGCGAGAAGCCCCTGGCCCGCACGAACGAAGAAGCCCAGGCGCTCGTGGAGAAGGCCCGCGCAATGGGCCGCCCCTGCGTGGTGAATTTTCCCTACCGGATGCTTCCCACCCTGCGCGCGCTCAAGGGCTGGCTGGCGCACCGGGCCCCGCGCCACCTCGTTGTGACGCTCCGCAATGGCTTCGTTCCCGTGGAGGGGGACGGGCCTGGCCCCTTCATGGGCGCGTCCGCGGACTGGGGTGGGTTCTCCCACGTGGTCGATGCGGCCCTGTGGCTGTCCGGCGCCACGCCCACCTGGGTGCAGGCATCGCTCTCGGGCCGTCCCGTCCACACCGCCTCGCTGCACATGGGGCTGTCCTCGGGCGCCATCCTCGTCCTCACCCATGCCGCCTGCGCCGAGCCGGGAATCCATGGGGGCTGGTCCCTCCTGGGCTCTGGCTGGGAAGCCGGGTTCTCCGCCGGGTATGTGCCTTCCCGAAACGGCTGGTGCCTCTCCCCCGTCAGCACCTTCCAGGAGGGCCAATGGCGCGAGCTGTCCCCGGGCCTGGAACCGCACCCCGGCGTCCGCGAGCCCTGGGCCGAGGCCCATGTGGAGACCGCCCGGCACTTCCTCTCCGTCCTTCGGGGAGGGCCCCTCGCGGGGCTCGCCACCGTCGAGGACGGGGCCACCGTTCAACGCCTCCTCGCCGCCGCCGTGGAGTCCGAGCAGCAGGGGCGCCGCATCACCCTCGGGCCAACGCCGCCAGCGCCGCCGCCATCACCTGCTTGA
- a CDS encoding endonuclease/exonuclease/phosphatase family protein: protein MLFARAAATLLTVLVLSACAGREESGDGPLLPTIQLPSTTVGLAYEVRLTATGGTGTLRYSVEEVPEGFSFYADTGLLKGPAAAPGTFTLYVGVKDDTGEGDARTYSLRVYPAPRVTRTDLPAATLHAAYAFSLSATGGQPPLKWALVEGTLPLGLRLSESGDITGVTLDTIPGLFRVRVQDANGAQATEQLSLAVSEPPPDSGTPDSGTPDSGTPDSGTPDSGTPDSGTPDSGTPDSGTPDAGTPFPLSVGNWNLEWFGSTTNGPSDDSLQLSNVRAVMADAGIDFWALQEVVNAGTLAQLKQAMPGYDGFAANDSRVIYGASYYTASEQKPAVLFKSGTVQVLTAEIILTHFNYEFAGRPPLQLRLRVTRGNTSLEMFAIILHMKAQTGGIDDYNQRKAAGAALKQYLDSQLSNVRVIVLGDWNDDVDISIYRDSGSYLPSPYQNFVEAPASYQFLTMPLSVSGVGSTVGYSTFIDHQLISNELFGDYVGNSTQVLYPAIPNYANTTSDHYPIQSRFDFGDPAF, encoded by the coding sequence ATGTTGTTCGCCCGCGCGGCGGCCACCCTCCTCACCGTCCTCGTGCTGAGCGCTTGCGCAGGACGCGAGGAATCCGGGGATGGCCCCCTCCTGCCCACCATCCAGCTTCCCTCCACCACGGTGGGCCTGGCCTATGAGGTCCGTCTCACCGCGACCGGGGGTACAGGCACGCTGCGCTACTCCGTGGAGGAGGTCCCGGAAGGTTTCTCGTTCTACGCGGACACGGGCCTGCTCAAGGGTCCTGCGGCGGCACCGGGAACGTTCACCCTGTATGTGGGGGTGAAGGACGACACGGGAGAGGGAGATGCGAGGACCTACTCGCTGCGCGTCTACCCGGCTCCCAGGGTGACCCGCACGGACCTTCCTGCCGCCACCTTGCATGCCGCATATGCGTTTTCCTTGAGCGCCACTGGCGGACAACCGCCGCTGAAGTGGGCGCTCGTCGAGGGGACGCTGCCCCTGGGGCTGAGGCTCTCGGAGAGCGGTGACATCACAGGTGTCACCCTGGACACGATCCCCGGACTCTTCAGGGTGCGCGTCCAGGACGCCAATGGCGCGCAGGCAACGGAGCAGTTGTCCCTGGCAGTGAGCGAACCGCCCCCAGACAGCGGTACTCCAGACAGCGGTACTCCGGACAGTGGCACTCCGGACAGTGGCACTCCGGACAGTGGCACTCCGGACAGCGGCACTCCGGACAGCGGCACCCCGGACAGCGGCACCCCGGACGCAGGCACGCCCTTTCCCCTCTCCGTCGGCAACTGGAACCTCGAGTGGTTCGGGAGCACCACGAACGGCCCGTCCGACGATTCGCTCCAGCTCAGCAACGTGCGCGCCGTCATGGCAGACGCTGGGATCGACTTCTGGGCCTTGCAGGAAGTGGTGAATGCCGGAACGCTGGCCCAGCTCAAGCAAGCCATGCCTGGCTATGACGGCTTCGCGGCGAACGACTCCCGGGTCATCTACGGCGCCAGCTACTACACGGCCTCCGAGCAAAAACCGGCCGTGCTCTTCAAGTCTGGCACCGTGCAGGTGCTCACGGCCGAGATCATCCTGACCCACTTCAATTACGAGTTCGCGGGACGGCCTCCCCTGCAATTGCGGCTGCGCGTCACCCGGGGGAACACCAGCTTGGAGATGTTCGCCATCATCCTGCACATGAAGGCCCAGACCGGCGGCATCGACGACTACAACCAGCGCAAAGCCGCCGGCGCGGCCCTCAAGCAGTACCTGGACTCACAGCTGTCCAACGTCCGGGTCATCGTTCTCGGCGACTGGAACGACGATGTGGACATCTCCATCTACCGGGACTCGGGCAGCTATCTCCCATCGCCCTACCAGAACTTCGTCGAGGCCCCCGCCTCCTACCAGTTCCTCACGATGCCCTTGTCCGTGAGCGGGGTCGGCAGCACCGTGGGCTATTCCACCTTCATCGACCACCAGCTCATCAGCAACGAACTGTTCGGCGACTACGTCGGCAACTCCACCCAGGTGCTCTACCCGGCCATCCCCAACTACGCCAACACGACGTCCGACCACTACCCCATCCAGAGCCGCTTTGACTTCGGCGACCCGGCGTTCTGA